Proteins encoded in a region of the Orcinus orca chromosome X, mOrcOrc1.1, whole genome shotgun sequence genome:
- the LOC101283897 gene encoding LOW QUALITY PROTEIN: adenosylhomocysteinase-like (The sequence of the model RefSeq protein was modified relative to this genomic sequence to represent the inferred CDS: inserted 1 base in 1 codon; substituted 1 base at 1 genomic stop codon), which yields MSDKLPYKVADISLAAWGHKALDLAENEMPGLMRMREMYSASKPPKGARIAGCLHMTVETAVLTETLAALGAEVQWSSCNIFSTQDHAAAAIVKAGIPVYAWKGEMDEEYLWCIEQTLYFKDGPLNMILDDGGDLTNLIHTKYPQLLSGIRGISEETTTGVHNLYKMMANGILKVPAINVNDXVTKSKFDNLYGXRESLIDGIQWATDMMIEGKVAVVVGYSDVGKGCAQALRGFGACVIITEINPINALQAAMEGYEVTIMDEACQEGNIFVTTTGCIDIILSRHFEQMKDDTIVCNIGHFDMEIDVKWLNENTVEVNIKPQVDRYLLKNGCRIIILAEGRVVNLGCAMGHPSFVMSNSFTNQVLAQIELWTHPDKYPIEVHFLPKKLDEAVAEAHLGKLNVKLTKLTEKQAQYLGMSCDGPFKPDHYRY from the exons ATGTCGGACAAGCTGCCTTACAAAGTCGCTGACATCAGCCTGGCCGCCTGGGGACACAAGGCCCTGGACCTCGCAGAGAATGAGATGCCGGGCCTGATGCGCATGAGGGAGATGTACTCGGCCTCCAAACCACCGAAGGGTGCCCGCATTGCCGGCTGCCTGCACATGACCGTGGAGACAGCTGTCCTCACTGAGACCCTCGCTGCCCTGGGCGCTGAGGTGCAGTGGTCCAGCTGCAATATCTTCTCCACCCAGGACCATGCAGCAGCTGCCATTGTCAAGGCTGGCATTCCAGTGTACGCCTGGAAGGGCGAAATGGACGAGGAATATCTGTGGTGCATTGAGCAGACGCTGTACTTCAAGGACGGGCCCCTCAACATGATTCTGGACGATGGTGGTGACCTCACCAACCTCATCCACACCAAGTACCCACAGCTCCTGTCAGGCATCCGAGGCATCTCCGAAGAGACCACAACGGGGGTCCACAACCTGTACAAGATGATGGCCAACGGGATCCTGAAGGTGCCTGCCATCAACGTCAATG TCGTCACCAAGAGCAAGTTTGACAACCTCTATGGCTGACGGGAGTCCCTCATAGATGGCATCCAGTGGGCCACAGACATGATGATTGAGGGCAAGGTGGCGGTGGTAGTGGGCTACAGCGACGTGGGCAAGGGCTGTGCCCAGGCCCTGAGGGGCTTCGGGGCCTGCGTCATCATCACGGAGATCAACCCCATCAACGCGCTTCAGGCTGCCATGGAGGGCTATGAGGTGACCATCATGGATGAGGCCTGTCAGGAGGGCAACATCTTTGTCACCACCACGGGCTGTATTGACATCATCCTCAGCCGGCACTTTGAACAGATGAAAGATGACACCATTGTGTGTAACATCGGACACTTTGACATGGAGATTGATGTCAAGTGGCTGAACGAGAACACTGTGGAGGTGAACATCAAGCCCCAGGTGGACCGCTACTTGTTGAAGAATGGGTGCCGCATCATCATTCTGGCTGAGGGCCGGGTGGTCAACCTGGGCTGCGCCATGGGCCACCCCAGCTTCGTGATGAGCAACTCTTTCACCAACCAGGTGCTGGCGCAGATTGAGCTGTGGACCCACCCAGACAAGTATCCCATTGAGGTCCACTTCCTGCCCAAGAAGCTGGATGAAGCAGTGGCTGAAGCCCACCTGGGAAAGCTGAATGTGAAGCTGACCAAGCTGACTGAGAAGCAGGCCCAGTACTTGGGCATGTCCTGCGATGGCCCCTTCAAACCTGATCACTACCGCTATTGA
- the MORF4L2 gene encoding mortality factor 4-like protein 2, producing the protein MSSRKQGSQTRGQQSADEDNFKKPTRSNMQRSKMRGASSGKKTAGPQQKNLEAALPGRWGGRSAENPPSGSVRKTRKNKQKTPGNGDGGSTSEAPQPPRKKRARADPTVESEEAFKNRMEVKVKIPEELKPWLVEDWDLVTRQKQLFQLPAKKNVDAILEEYANCKKSQGNVDNKEYAVNEVVAGIKEYFNVMLGTQLLYKFERPQYAEILLAHPDAPMSQVYGAPHLLRLFVRIGAMLAYTPLDEKSLALLLGYLHDFLKYLAKNAASLFTASDYKVASAEYHRKAL; encoded by the coding sequence ATGAGTTCCAGAAAGCAGGGTTCTCAAACTCGTGGACAACAATCTGCAGACGAAGACAACTTCAAAAAACCAACTAGAAGCAACATGCAGAGAAGTAAGATGAGAGGGGCCTCCTCGGGAAAGAAGACAGCTGGTCCCCAGCAGAAGAATCTGGAAGCAGCACTACCAGGCAGATGGGGGGGTCGCTCTGCAGAGAACCCCCCTTCAGGGTCCGTGAGGAAGAcaagaaagaacaaacagaagaCCCCTGGGAACGGAGATGGTGGCAGCACCAGCGAAGCACCTCAGCCACCTCGGAAGAAAAGGGCCCGGGCAGACCCCACTGTTGAAAGTGAGGAGGCATTTAAGAATAGAATGGAAGTTAAAGTGAAGATTCCAGAAGAATTAAAACCATGGCTTGTTGAGGACTGGGACTTAGTTACCAGGCAGAAGCAGCTGTTTCAACTCCCTGCTAAGAAAAATGTAGATGCCATTCTGGAAGAGTATGCTAATTGCAAGAAATCGCAGGGAAATGTTGATAATAAGGAGTATGCAGTTAATGAAGTTGTGGCAGGAATAAAAGAGTATTTCAATGTGATGTTGGGCACTCAGCTGCTCTACAAATTTGAGAGGCCCCAGTATGCCGAAATCCTCTTGGCTCACCCTGATGCACCGATGTCCCAGGTTTATGgggcgccacacctactgagatTATTTGTAAGAATTGGAGCGATGTTGGCATACACGCCCCTTGATGAGAAGAGCCTTGCATTATTGTTGGGCTATTTGCATGATTTCCTAAAATATCTGGCAAAGAATGCTGCGTCTCTCTTTACTGCCAGTGATTATAAAGTGGCTTCTGCTGAGTACCACCGCAAAGCCCTGTGA